One Psychrobacillus glaciei genomic region harbors:
- the queC gene encoding 7-cyano-7-deazaguanine synthase QueC: MKQEKAIIVFSGGQDSTTCLFWAKERFKEIEAVTFDYGQRHSLEIECAKEIAKELGIKHHILDMSLLNQLAPNALTREDIKVEDGEEGELPSTFVPGRNLLFLSFAGVLASQVGAKHIVTGVCETDFSGYPDCRDIFIKSLNVTLNLSMDDTFVLDTPLMWLNKAQTWELADQLGALEFVRERTLTCYNGVIADGCGECPACKLRKKGLDEYLSFKKES, from the coding sequence ATGAAGCAGGAAAAAGCAATCATTGTATTTAGTGGAGGTCAGGACAGCACGACTTGTCTGTTCTGGGCAAAAGAACGTTTTAAAGAGATTGAGGCAGTGACTTTTGATTATGGTCAAAGACACAGCCTTGAAATTGAATGTGCGAAGGAGATAGCAAAGGAACTCGGTATCAAGCATCATATTCTTGATATGTCGCTTCTAAACCAACTTGCACCGAACGCATTAACAAGAGAAGACATAAAGGTAGAAGACGGTGAAGAAGGTGAGCTTCCATCGACTTTTGTTCCTGGACGAAATCTGCTCTTTCTTTCATTTGCTGGAGTTTTAGCGAGCCAAGTAGGAGCTAAGCATATCGTGACTGGAGTTTGTGAAACGGATTTTAGCGGATATCCGGATTGTCGAGATATTTTTATTAAATCATTGAACGTAACATTAAATTTATCTATGGATGATACTTTTGTTCTTGATACACCGCTAATGTGGTTGAACAAGGCACAAACATGGGAACTTGCCGATCAGCTTGGTGCGCTTGAATTTGTTCGAGAAAGAACGTTGACCTGCTATAACGGGGTAATTGCAGATGGCTGTGGGGAGTGCCCAGCTTGTAAGCTGCGCAAAAAAGGGCTTGATGAGTATTTAAGCTTCAAGAAGGAGTCCTAA
- the queD gene encoding 6-carboxytetrahydropterin synthase QueD, with protein sequence MSEFRIVDKLQKIDEDIQKGQLKYHSKRVLVSKEFTFDAAHHLHNYEGKCKNLHGHTYRAVLGLSGYTDERGLMIDFGDIKEIWKQKIEIYLDHRYLNETLPPMNTTAENIVVWIYEKLVEALLEEKRYNGARVEFIQLYETPTSYAEARREWLEVE encoded by the coding sequence ATGTCTGAATTTAGAATTGTCGATAAGCTCCAAAAAATAGATGAAGATATTCAAAAGGGTCAATTGAAATATCATTCAAAGCGTGTTCTTGTGAGCAAGGAATTTACCTTTGATGCTGCCCATCATTTACATAACTATGAGGGAAAATGTAAAAACCTTCATGGCCATACGTACCGTGCCGTTTTAGGTTTGAGTGGATACACGGATGAGCGCGGCTTGATGATTGATTTTGGCGATATAAAAGAAATATGGAAACAAAAAATAGAGATTTATTTGGATCATCGTTATTTAAATGAAACCCTTCCACCGATGAATACGACGGCAGAGAACATTGTTGTCTGGATCTACGAGAAGTTGGTGGAAGCCTTGCTTGAGGAAAAACGATATAACGGGGCACGTGTAGAATTTATCCAACTGTATGAAACTCCTACAAGTTATGCTGAAGCAAGACGGGAGTGGCTGGAAGTTGAGTAA
- the queE gene encoding 7-carboxy-7-deazaguanine synthase QueE, with the protein MSKVPVMEIFGPTIQGEGMVVGQKTMFVRTAGCDYSCSWCDSSFTWDGSGKHLIVQMTAEEIWSELKRIGGSGFSFVTISGGNPALLRNLESLIAILKENDIKIGVETQGSKWQEWLYEIDELTISPKPPSSGMTTDFSVLSDLLGKLKNRNSEQHISLKIVVFNQGDYDYAKQVHLRYPAIPFYLQVGNDNITTTDNPRLIGHLLEKYEALIDKVITDDELRDVKVLPQLHALVWGNKRGV; encoded by the coding sequence TTGAGTAAAGTACCCGTTATGGAGATCTTTGGACCTACGATTCAAGGTGAGGGGATGGTAGTGGGCCAGAAGACAATGTTTGTGCGGACTGCCGGCTGTGACTATTCCTGTTCCTGGTGTGATTCATCGTTTACATGGGATGGCAGTGGCAAGCATCTTATTGTACAAATGACAGCAGAAGAGATTTGGTCCGAGTTGAAACGTATTGGAGGCAGTGGCTTTTCATTTGTTACAATTTCGGGTGGAAATCCTGCACTCCTTCGAAATTTGGAATCACTCATTGCCATTTTAAAAGAAAACGATATTAAGATCGGAGTCGAGACACAGGGAAGCAAATGGCAGGAATGGCTGTACGAGATTGATGAACTTACCATTTCACCAAAGCCTCCTAGTTCTGGAATGACCACGGACTTTTCTGTGCTCTCTGATCTCCTCGGAAAACTTAAAAATCGAAATAGCGAGCAGCATATATCCCTTAAAATAGTCGTTTTCAACCAAGGCGATTATGATTATGCGAAACAAGTTCACCTTCGATACCCGGCGATTCCTTTTTATCTCCAGGTCGGTAATGATAACATCACAACAACAGACAATCCACGACTTATCGGTCATTTATTGGAGAAGTACGAAGCGTTGATCGACAAGGTCATTACGGATGATGAATTAAGAGATGTTAAAGTACTTCCACAGTTACATGCCCTTGTATGGGGAAATAAAAGAGGAGTATAG
- a CDS encoding VUT family protein yields MRILFYLISIVTANVVTAAFAPLHLGMFIIPMGTLLIGATFILRDLVQNKYGRAKTYLFIITALALSALVSFILGDTLLIVVASTLSFVVSETADTEIYTRLKLPMAWRVFYSGIVGGFFDSVIFVIIGLSPLGANILPWEAVPAAILGQIIVKTIIQMFGALIWNQVHGMKVKRLITE; encoded by the coding sequence ATGAGAATACTATTCTATTTAATATCTATTGTCACCGCTAATGTGGTAACGGCAGCATTTGCACCATTACATCTTGGAATGTTTATCATTCCTATGGGAACTCTTCTGATCGGAGCGACTTTTATTCTCCGAGATCTTGTGCAAAATAAATACGGGAGAGCAAAAACATACTTGTTTATTATTACAGCTTTGGCATTATCCGCGTTAGTTTCATTCATACTTGGGGATACATTACTAATTGTGGTGGCATCGACACTTTCATTTGTTGTCTCTGAAACAGCTGACACAGAGATCTATACACGATTGAAACTACCGATGGCTTGGCGTGTTTTCTACAGTGGAATAGTGGGAGGATTTTTTGATTCTGTTATTTTCGTCATAATCGGCTTAAGTCCTCTAGGAGCTAATATATTGCCTTGGGAAGCTGTACCAGCAGCTATTTTGGGACAGATTATCGTGAAAACTATTATTCAAATGTTCGGTGCACTGATTTGGAATCAAGTTCATGGAATGAAAGTAAAACGTCTTATTACAGAATAA